In Vagococcus luciliae, one genomic interval encodes:
- a CDS encoding amidase family protein: protein MKDATFWANEIQQKKISVEELLNETYNKVIEHSELNCFVGFDEESYHQLLQSLKTSNKESPFYGVPFPLKNIGQQKKGWLNTAGAKLMTGNQSSLTDNYVKQIEEAGFIPFGKTNAPEFGFKNVTDPLIYGVTKNAWNKDYHAGGSSGGAASAIASGVIPLAGASDGGGSIRIPASFSGLLGLKPSRGNIVTGPDEWRAWQGASVNFVLGVSVRDARAMLEILKPTQQISPFLAPQNFYKQKKTLKIAVCNDSPVGNKVSHAAKQSVEKAIKFLVSEGHDVVEIPYPVNGDELIRSYYTMNGGETSAMMTSFKTHLQRELSIEDMEHMTWTLYQYGETLSASDYIQSFYAWDKATQVMEELFEEYDLFLSPSATTTAPKIIEDLQSNQIRQSMRMAHELTKKELAELVYAMFEKSLHMTPYTQLANLTGQPAINLPIYVAENGLPIGVQFMAAKGNDKLLLDVAEIFEYHQQFVLPMYYNH, encoded by the coding sequence ATGAAAGATGCGACTTTTTGGGCAAATGAAATTCAACAAAAAAAAATATCAGTAGAAGAATTATTAAACGAAACATATAATAAGGTTATCGAACATAGTGAATTAAACTGTTTCGTTGGATTCGATGAAGAAAGCTATCATCAACTATTACAGTCTTTAAAAACGTCTAATAAAGAAAGTCCATTTTATGGGGTACCTTTTCCATTAAAAAATATTGGTCAACAAAAAAAAGGATGGCTTAATACTGCTGGAGCTAAATTGATGACGGGTAATCAATCGTCATTAACTGATAATTACGTGAAACAGATAGAAGAAGCTGGATTCATTCCATTTGGTAAAACCAATGCACCAGAATTTGGATTTAAAAATGTGACGGATCCTTTAATCTATGGCGTAACAAAAAATGCTTGGAATAAAGATTATCATGCAGGGGGTAGTAGTGGTGGTGCCGCTTCAGCAATAGCTTCAGGTGTTATTCCATTAGCAGGCGCAAGTGATGGTGGTGGTTCTATTAGAATTCCAGCGAGTTTTTCTGGATTATTAGGATTAAAACCAAGTCGAGGAAATATTGTGACAGGGCCTGATGAGTGGCGTGCTTGGCAAGGTGCGTCTGTTAATTTTGTATTGGGCGTTTCAGTCAGAGATGCAAGAGCGATGTTAGAGATATTAAAACCGACACAACAAATTTCACCATTTTTAGCGCCACAGAATTTTTATAAACAGAAAAAAACATTAAAAATAGCTGTTTGCAATGACTCACCAGTTGGAAATAAGGTCTCACATGCAGCCAAACAATCAGTTGAGAAAGCTATTAAATTTTTAGTGAGTGAAGGACATGATGTGGTTGAAATTCCCTATCCGGTTAATGGAGATGAATTAATTCGAAGTTATTATACAATGAATGGTGGAGAAACATCTGCCATGATGACTTCATTCAAAACGCATTTGCAGCGAGAATTATCTATTGAGGATATGGAACACATGACATGGACATTATATCAGTATGGCGAAACATTATCAGCTTCAGACTATATTCAGAGCTTTTACGCGTGGGATAAAGCCACTCAAGTTATGGAAGAATTATTTGAGGAGTATGATTTGTTTTTATCACCATCAGCTACAACAACAGCTCCTAAAATAATAGAAGATTTACAAAGTAATCAAATTCGACAATCAATGAGGATGGCACATGAATTGACTAAAAAGGAATTAGCAGAATTAGTTTATGCGATGTTTGAAAAAAGCTTGCACATGACACCCTACACGCAGTTAGCTAATTTAACAGGTCAACCTGCGATTAATTTACCCATCTATGTAGCAGAAAATGGGTTACCAATTGGCGTTCAATTTATGGCTGCTAAAGGAAACGATAAATTACTCCTTGATGTAGCAGAAATATTCGAATACCATCAGCAATTTGTTTTGCCAATGTATTATAATCATTAA
- a CDS encoding FtsW/RodA/SpoVE family cell cycle protein — MRKKLQFIDFKILIPYIVLNIIGIIMIFSASSYKLNQQGKSIFSIATKQGIFFVISLILIAIIYKTKLKVYQTDLFQKIMLGLTYILLVATSVLGLGKTISGAQRWISIGSFSFQPSEFVMISTILYCAFIFSKRQETINQDFFKSVMVPTAIIGGMILLVLVQPNVGGAAIIFFLFAVLILSSGIPAGYTFLSFGGLVLFIGLVWQIVMFNGGMLIPERFSHVYKRFSVMSNPFEDKLNNGFQLVNSYFAIYNGGWFGKGLGKSIQKKGFLPVAETDFIFSITMEELGLIASIIILMILFYLILRILSIGIRSTNAFNSLACIGISTAILLQLFVNLGGILSIMPMTGVPFPFMSYGGSNLMTLSILVGIALNISADEKRHQLYEGHALEIQPYKQINMTNEV, encoded by the coding sequence ATGAGAAAAAAATTACAATTTATAGATTTTAAAATTTTGATTCCATATATTGTACTAAATATTATTGGTATCATCATGATTTTTAGTGCTAGCTCTTATAAACTCAACCAACAAGGAAAAAGTATTTTTTCTATTGCAACCAAGCAAGGTATTTTCTTTGTGATTTCGCTAATTTTAATTGCTATTATTTATAAAACAAAATTAAAAGTTTATCAAACAGATCTTTTTCAAAAAATTATGCTTGGTCTTACATATATTTTACTCGTTGCCACCAGTGTCTTGGGTCTTGGAAAGACAATAAGTGGAGCACAAAGGTGGATTTCTATTGGTAGTTTTAGTTTTCAACCATCAGAATTTGTTATGATTTCAACTATTCTCTATTGTGCGTTTATTTTTTCAAAACGACAGGAAACTATCAATCAAGATTTTTTCAAATCTGTTATGGTCCCGACTGCCATCATTGGTGGGATGATTTTGTTAGTGTTAGTTCAACCAAATGTTGGTGGTGCGGCCATCATTTTCTTCTTATTCGCTGTATTGATTCTCTCAAGTGGGATTCCTGCGGGATACACCTTTCTAAGTTTTGGTGGGCTTGTCTTGTTTATTGGGCTAGTTTGGCAAATTGTTATGTTCAATGGGGGGATGCTAATACCTGAGCGTTTTTCCCATGTATATAAACGCTTTTCTGTAATGAGTAATCCGTTCGAGGATAAGTTAAATAATGGTTTCCAATTAGTAAACTCATATTTTGCGATTTACAATGGTGGGTGGTTTGGTAAAGGGTTAGGAAAAAGTATTCAGAAAAAAGGGTTCTTACCAGTTGCTGAAACGGACTTTATTTTTTCTATCACCATGGAAGAACTCGGATTAATCGCCAGTATTATCATTTTAATGATTCTTTTCTATCTAATTTTAAGAATTTTATCCATTGGGATTCGTTCAACTAATGCCTTTAACTCTTTGGCTTGTATTGGAATTAGCACAGCAATTTTACTTCAATTATTTGTTAATCTAGGTGGGATTTTAAGTATTATGCCAATGACTGGTGTGCCATTTCCTTTCATGAGTTACGGAGGATCTAACTTAATGACATTATCCATATTAGTTGGTATTGCTCTTAATATTAGCGCCGATGAAAAACGTCATCAACTATATGAAGGACACGCTTTAGAAATACAACCTTACAAACAAATAAACATGACTAATGAGGTTTAA
- a CDS encoding MFS transporter — MKKKVEMNSFTAMAILSISFILTSGVSINGTLPFIKKSLELTQVKAELLSTIPSITVIIFILLSSGISKKIGMKKTVVIGLLLVCLGGVLPKFTPNSYMMIFIGRLLLGAGFGMYNALSVSFINGLYSGRKRSELLGIRNAIEGLGQMVLTFVAGLLITINWTNAYLIYFLSLPIALFFYHYVPEVEIQTDRKKASFSLSKPLVLTAIFASSLVMNSIAVAVRFPSLAIELKGETINTSLFLSIMPALGIIAGFLFERVIRLFHFKVIYVALGINILFNLFVYLSDYSFILLLIGLFISSVPVAWILPYIFNHIEQIAKGVDINQSTSVIFIGCNLGVLLSPVLMSLLNGLFDTTDLKFPFLCFVVFYLIVLLVIRLNHDKIEKFMN, encoded by the coding sequence ATGAAAAAAAAGGTTGAAATGAATTCTTTTACTGCCATGGCAATTTTATCGATTTCATTTATTTTGACAAGTGGGGTGTCGATAAATGGTACGTTACCATTCATAAAAAAATCGCTTGAATTAACGCAAGTTAAAGCAGAGTTACTTAGTACCATTCCGAGTATTACAGTGATAATATTTATTCTATTATCTTCTGGTATCTCAAAAAAAATAGGAATGAAAAAAACAGTGGTGATTGGATTACTACTGGTTTGTCTAGGCGGAGTACTACCAAAGTTTACGCCAAATAGTTATATGATGATATTTATTGGACGGCTATTATTAGGAGCTGGATTTGGTATGTATAATGCGTTATCTGTCAGTTTTATAAATGGATTATATAGTGGAAGAAAACGTTCTGAATTGTTGGGGATTAGAAATGCGATCGAAGGGCTTGGTCAAATGGTTTTAACGTTTGTTGCGGGATTACTTATTACCATAAATTGGACTAATGCTTATCTCATCTATTTTTTAAGTTTGCCAATCGCGTTATTTTTCTACCACTATGTTCCAGAAGTTGAGATACAAACAGATAGAAAAAAAGCTTCTTTTTCATTAAGCAAGCCACTTGTTTTGACGGCTATTTTTGCCTCAAGTTTGGTGATGAATTCGATTGCAGTGGCTGTTAGATTTCCGTCATTAGCGATTGAGTTAAAAGGAGAAACGATTAATACTAGTTTATTTCTATCTATTATGCCGGCATTAGGGATTATTGCGGGATTTCTTTTTGAAAGAGTTATTCGATTATTTCATTTTAAAGTCATTTATGTTGCGTTAGGTATTAATATTTTATTTAATTTATTTGTCTATTTATCTGATTATTCGTTTATCTTACTACTTATCGGATTATTTATTTCAAGTGTTCCGGTGGCATGGATTTTACCTTATATTTTTAACCATATTGAACAAATTGCTAAAGGTGTAGATATCAATCAGTCGACATCGGTTATTTTTATTGGTTGTAATTTAGGTGTTTTGTTATCTCCAGTTTTGATGAGTCTATTAAATGGACTATTTGATACAACAGATTTAAAATTTCCTTTCCTATGTTTTGTGGTATTTTATCTAATAGTACTATTAGTGATTCGACTAAACCATGATAAGATTGAGAAATTCATGAATTAA
- a CDS encoding asparaginase gives MKRVLVLHTGGTISMTQEDGVGVSLSNKHPLGDKFLPLPKDIELVVEEVFNLPSPHITPKEMLLLKERIVKAQSENFVGVVITHGTDTLEETAYFLELTLKNNLAMVLTGAMRSSNEIGSDGLYNFRQAIITASHESARDKGVLVVMNDEIHEARFVTKTHTTSVDTFRAPTFGPIGILSKNKPIFLKDVIEEEVYPVTTVEGTIPIIKAYAGMDGTLFDLLTERSIDGIVIEALGAGNLPPAVLPSLEKVLQKNIPIALVSRCANGIAEDIYSYVGGGVELKSMGVMFVRGITGPKARLRLLVALNAKLNKEELRHYMTEI, from the coding sequence ATGAAAAGAGTACTCGTTTTACACACAGGCGGAACGATTTCTATGACGCAAGAAGATGGTGTAGGGGTTAGCTTATCCAATAAACATCCACTAGGTGATAAATTTTTACCATTACCAAAAGACATAGAATTAGTTGTTGAAGAGGTATTTAATCTACCCTCGCCACATATTACTCCTAAAGAGATGTTATTATTAAAAGAGCGTATCGTAAAAGCCCAATCAGAAAATTTTGTGGGTGTTGTGATAACTCATGGAACCGATACGTTAGAAGAAACAGCTTATTTTTTGGAATTGACGTTGAAAAATAATTTAGCAATGGTATTAACAGGGGCAATGAGAAGTAGTAATGAAATAGGATCAGATGGCTTGTATAACTTTAGGCAGGCAATTATTACAGCTTCCCATGAATCAGCTCGTGATAAAGGTGTGTTGGTTGTGATGAATGATGAAATACATGAGGCACGATTTGTCACAAAAACCCATACAACAAGTGTCGATACCTTTCGTGCTCCAACTTTTGGACCAATCGGTATTTTATCCAAAAATAAACCTATTTTTTTAAAGGATGTTATCGAAGAAGAAGTTTATCCAGTGACAACAGTGGAAGGAACTATTCCTATTATTAAGGCTTATGCTGGTATGGATGGAACATTATTTGATCTATTAACAGAAAGAAGCATCGATGGGATTGTGATAGAAGCTCTTGGTGCTGGAAATTTACCTCCAGCTGTACTGCCTAGTTTGGAAAAAGTTTTACAAAAGAATATTCCTATAGCACTAGTTTCAAGATGTGCCAATGGCATAGCAGAAGATATATATAGTTATGTTGGTGGAGGGGTGGAACTAAAAAGTATGGGCGTGATGTTTGTTAGAGGTATTACTGGTCCTAAAGCACGATTGCGTCTATTAGTTGCATTAAATGCTAAACTCAATAAAGAAGAACTTAGACATTATATGACTGAAATTTAA
- a CDS encoding bifunctional metallophosphatase/5'-nucleotidase produces the protein MEKGKVSVKFISFLCFMLVFGILSPAIPVFAEETQETTTTTTENVETQESNQKETSTSTKKEDRTDDSELSTDESVTNSESSQEKKNKSTDFNFSIMHTNDMHGRMQYEDGKVIGLAKLKTFKDSKNPTLMLDSGDAMQGLAISNFGKGMDMARAMSNIPYDAVAVGNHEFDFGYDQAVAYKQILPMVSANVEKNGKESFEPYKMIEKDGKKFAVIGLSTPETAFKTHPDNVKNVTFDEPIPVAKKMMEQLKGKADVFVFLSHLGVDQTTPAEWRGDTLAKNLSEAYPKEKIVVLDGHSHTAFPTGQTYGNVLLAQTGNYLNNVGLINISYKDENPTFKAELIPASEFKDIKEDETIKKIIDETRQKFDGEMNQVVLENNPVQFEGQGDNVRTRETNLGNIIADSLYDYGQTGFKNGQTDLAVINGGGIRTNINKGKVTKGDILAVLPFGNTISQIDVTGKEIKEMFEYSLRSEVQKDKSTGQVMIDETTKQPILGRNGGFLQVSDSVKIHYDSTKQGAGNKPEDNQAGQRVWSIKIKNKATGEFERLDESKTYKLATNDFLAAGGDGYTMLGGSREEGPSLDQVFTDFLSDISVDKSEKVLPIRSAKYAIMDYEKAIPYSRIIPSETSEDTIVTTLEELEKTITESKKLSESDYTVKSWIAFSEELVKAEKVLTDKDESKAKEINSALVKQKEALVSIKTLKALVKETDRLEEADYTANTWHVLTKALTEANKVLTDAKSKEIDITVDTVKEVEEALTKAIKNLAKATANNAAKNKPTTTNSLPKTGEKVFNFVSIGLILTAVASAAYVFKNKAS, from the coding sequence TTGGAAAAAGGAAAGGTTTCGGTAAAATTTATTAGTTTTTTATGTTTTATGTTAGTTTTTGGTATTCTTTCTCCAGCAATACCAGTATTTGCTGAAGAAACACAAGAAACGACTACAACTACAACGGAAAATGTAGAAACGCAGGAAAGTAATCAAAAAGAAACAAGTACATCTACAAAAAAAGAAGATCGAACAGATGATAGCGAATTGTCTACTGATGAGTCAGTAACCAATTCAGAAAGTAGCCAAGAAAAGAAAAATAAATCAACAGATTTTAATTTTAGTATTATGCATACCAATGATATGCATGGACGTATGCAATATGAAGATGGAAAAGTGATTGGTTTAGCTAAGCTCAAAACATTTAAAGATAGCAAAAATCCAACATTAATGCTTGATAGTGGGGATGCTATGCAAGGATTAGCCATTTCAAATTTTGGTAAAGGAATGGACATGGCACGTGCTATGAGCAATATTCCTTATGATGCTGTTGCAGTTGGAAATCATGAATTTGATTTTGGTTATGATCAAGCTGTGGCATATAAACAGATTTTGCCTATGGTATCTGCTAATGTTGAAAAAAATGGTAAAGAGTCATTTGAGCCCTATAAGATGATTGAAAAAGACGGGAAAAAATTTGCAGTGATAGGATTATCAACACCAGAGACAGCGTTTAAAACACATCCGGATAATGTTAAAAATGTGACATTTGATGAACCGATTCCTGTAGCTAAAAAAATGATGGAGCAATTGAAAGGTAAGGCAGATGTATTTGTCTTTTTGAGTCATCTTGGAGTAGATCAAACAACTCCGGCAGAGTGGCGTGGTGATACATTAGCAAAAAATTTATCTGAGGCATATCCTAAAGAAAAAATAGTGGTATTAGATGGTCATTCTCATACAGCTTTTCCTACTGGTCAAACATATGGGAATGTATTACTAGCACAAACTGGAAATTATTTAAATAATGTTGGGTTGATTAATATCAGTTATAAAGATGAAAATCCAACTTTTAAAGCAGAATTAATACCGGCATCAGAGTTTAAAGACATTAAAGAAGATGAAACGATAAAGAAAATAATTGATGAGACAAGACAAAAATTTGATGGCGAAATGAATCAAGTTGTTCTAGAAAATAATCCCGTTCAATTTGAAGGTCAAGGGGATAATGTTCGGACAAGAGAAACAAACTTAGGAAATATTATTGCTGATTCACTATATGATTATGGACAAACTGGATTTAAAAATGGACAAACAGACTTGGCTGTAATTAATGGTGGAGGAATTCGCACCAACATTAATAAAGGAAAAGTAACAAAAGGGGATATTTTAGCAGTTCTACCTTTTGGCAATACTATTTCTCAAATTGATGTGACAGGTAAAGAAATCAAAGAGATGTTTGAGTATTCCCTACGTTCTGAGGTTCAAAAAGATAAATCAACAGGTCAGGTTATGATAGATGAAACAACAAAACAGCCTATCTTAGGACGCAATGGTGGATTCTTACAAGTATCAGACTCTGTAAAAATTCATTATGATTCAACGAAACAAGGAGCAGGTAATAAACCTGAAGATAATCAAGCTGGACAACGTGTTTGGTCAATTAAAATTAAAAATAAAGCAACAGGAGAATTTGAACGTTTAGATGAATCTAAAACGTATAAATTAGCAACTAATGATTTCTTAGCAGCAGGTGGCGATGGTTATACTATGTTAGGTGGCTCTCGTGAAGAAGGACCATCATTAGATCAAGTGTTTACTGATTTTTTAAGTGATATTAGTGTAGATAAGAGTGAAAAAGTACTCCCAATTCGTTCTGCAAAATATGCTATTATGGATTATGAAAAAGCAATCCCTTATTCACGTATTATACCAAGTGAAACTAGTGAAGATACTATAGTGACAACTTTAGAAGAACTTGAAAAAACAATAACTGAGAGTAAAAAATTATCGGAATCTGATTATACAGTAAAGAGTTGGATAGCTTTTAGTGAAGAGTTAGTCAAAGCAGAAAAAGTATTAACAGATAAAGACGAATCAAAAGCAAAAGAAATCAATAGTGCCTTAGTAAAACAAAAAGAAGCATTGGTATCAATAAAAACATTAAAAGCTTTAGTAAAAGAAACAGATCGTTTAGAAGAAGCGGATTATACAGCTAATACTTGGCACGTATTAACTAAAGCTCTAACAGAGGCAAATAAGGTATTAACAGATGCCAAATCAAAAGAGATAGATATAACGGTAGATACTGTAAAAGAAGTTGAAGAAGCTCTTACAAAAGCTATAAAGAATTTAGCCAAAGCAACTGCTAATAATGCGGCTAAAAATAAACCAACAACAACAAATAGTTTACCAAAAACAGGTGAAAAAGTATTTAATTTTGTTAGTATTGGCCTAATTCTAACTGCAGTGGCTTCAGCTGCTTATGTTTTTAAAAATAAAGCATCTTAA
- a CDS encoding NADPH-dependent oxidoreductase, translated as MNEVINLQLNHKSVRKFKDKKLPQDIVDTLVDVARHTATSNFMQSYSIVCLTSKEKKQKLANICNQPYVAEASHVFIFVADQYRNKQIATENNQETSVLHNMDRYMVAMTDAVLAAQNVNLAAESLDLGTVFLGSILNDNEAVKELLELPELTFAVLGLAIGYKDQEPQLKPRLPKEMMFFEENYQTFDNYIDKLKQYDNIVTDYYDLRDDNKRIDSFTHQITQGMNRKPEKRLRVKLDIEKQGFMID; from the coding sequence ATGAATGAAGTGATTAATTTACAATTAAATCATAAGAGTGTTAGAAAGTTTAAGGATAAAAAATTACCCCAAGATATTGTGGATACATTGGTTGATGTTGCCAGACATACCGCAACAAGTAATTTTATGCAGTCATATAGTATAGTGTGTTTAACATCAAAAGAAAAGAAACAAAAGTTGGCTAACATTTGTAATCAACCTTATGTAGCTGAAGCAAGTCATGTGTTTATTTTTGTGGCTGATCAATATCGAAATAAACAAATTGCGACAGAAAATAATCAAGAGACCTCTGTTCTACATAATATGGATCGTTATATGGTTGCAATGACCGATGCTGTTTTAGCTGCGCAAAATGTAAATTTAGCTGCTGAGAGTTTAGATCTTGGTACTGTTTTTTTAGGAAGTATTTTAAATGATAATGAGGCAGTAAAAGAATTATTGGAATTACCAGAATTAACCTTTGCTGTTCTGGGATTAGCTATAGGATATAAAGATCAAGAGCCACAATTGAAACCACGTTTACCAAAAGAAATGATGTTTTTTGAAGAAAATTATCAAACGTTTGATAACTATATTGATAAATTAAAACAATACGATAATATCGTAACTGATTATTATGATTTGCGAGATGATAATAAGAGAATTGACTCATTTACTCATCAAATTACACAAGGGATGAATCGAAAACCTGAAAAACGATTGAGAGTAAAATTAGATATTGAAAAACAAGGATTTATGATTGACTAA
- a CDS encoding YitT family protein gives MGNITEAYRKNEAIKQGLIIIIAGLAIAVGLNMFLIPADVFSVGVNGISQLISGVLAKGFNVNIGTGIWIFILNIPIAILGWIKLGRSATILSLLTVLSVSVMTIVIPVVQVTDNPLMNAIIGGVLSGLAIGLTMKYGFSTGGMDIVSLVLSKTTGRTVGSLMFIINLFIIAAAGFLFSWESALYTIISIFCTTQVVDKIHTSHQKVTAFIMTNRTEEVIFSVQQSIVRGMTLLPGTGVFSRKDVSVIMMVVTRYELYDLEQAVYNADDKAFINIIPTQTVVGQFWSEDDQKKIKASRVEGL, from the coding sequence TTGGGAAATATCACCGAGGCATATCGTAAAAATGAGGCAATTAAGCAAGGGCTAATTATTATTATTGCCGGTTTAGCTATAGCTGTTGGATTAAATATGTTTTTGATTCCCGCTGATGTTTTTTCAGTTGGAGTAAACGGTATATCACAATTAATTTCTGGTGTTCTAGCAAAAGGGTTTAATGTAAACATTGGGACAGGGATTTGGATTTTTATATTAAATATTCCGATTGCTATTTTAGGTTGGATAAAATTAGGTCGTTCGGCCACCATTCTAAGTTTATTAACTGTATTGTCAGTATCTGTGATGACCATCGTTATTCCTGTTGTACAAGTGACAGATAATCCTTTAATGAATGCAATCATTGGTGGGGTATTATCTGGGTTAGCTATTGGACTCACGATGAAATATGGATTTAGTACTGGTGGGATGGATATCGTCTCTTTAGTTTTATCAAAGACAACCGGTAGAACAGTGGGATCACTGATGTTTATTATCAATCTATTTATCATTGCAGCTGCTGGATTCTTATTTAGTTGGGAATCAGCATTATATACTATTATTTCAATTTTTTGTACAACGCAAGTAGTGGATAAAATCCATACAAGTCATCAAAAAGTGACCGCTTTTATTATGACAAATAGAACGGAAGAAGTTATTTTTTCTGTTCAACAATCAATTGTACGTGGAATGACTTTATTACCAGGAACTGGAGTATTTTCACGTAAAGATGTTTCAGTTATTATGATGGTTGTAACCCGATATGAATTATATGATTTAGAACAAGCAGTCTACAATGCAGATGATAAAGCTTTTATTAATATTATTCCAACTCAAACAGTTGTTGGTCAATTTTGGAGCGAAGATGATCAAAAGAAAATTAAAGCATCAAGAGTGGAGGGGTTATAA
- a CDS encoding MarR family winged helix-turn-helix transcriptional regulator has translation MDEKITIVNSQLVKVFNDILTIEETELKKSDFSDLSIKEMHTIEAIGMGGNKTTGEVAKELSITVGTLTVAINNLVKKGYVDRVRSESDRRIVRLKLTNRGRLFYRVHQHFHKKMVEAVLEDMSEEEKKALVKGLSSLHHFLKKYH, from the coding sequence ATGGATGAGAAAATTACGATTGTCAATTCACAATTAGTTAAAGTATTTAATGACATTTTAACCATTGAAGAAACTGAACTAAAAAAGAGTGATTTTTCTGATTTATCAATTAAAGAAATGCATACCATAGAAGCCATTGGTATGGGTGGAAATAAAACAACAGGTGAAGTAGCAAAAGAATTGTCAATAACCGTCGGAACATTGACTGTTGCAATCAATAATTTGGTGAAAAAAGGTTATGTTGATCGTGTGAGAAGTGAAAGTGATCGCCGCATTGTTCGATTAAAATTAACAAATAGAGGTCGATTATTTTATCGCGTCCATCAGCATTTCCATAAAAAAATGGTTGAAGCAGTGCTAGAGGATATGTCTGAGGAAGAAAAAAAAGCATTGGTTAAAGGCCTTAGTAGCTTGCATCATTTTTTAAAAAAATATCATTAA
- a CDS encoding beta-ketoacyl-ACP synthase III → MLYPKITKTAKALPKKNVTNKELEIFLDTSDEWIEQRTGIKERRIAVEETTTSLSIEVAKQLVKDIDANSIDLIIVATMSADMSTPSVACLVQESIGAYQALCFDINAACSGFIYALSVANNYLSGERIQRALVIGTDVMSRLVDWSDRQTAILFGDGSGGVLIEKISDTPSFIGELIQSDGSRSSALYGHSNIRQNRFSDVTGQLYLTMNGKQIFDFALRDVSKNMVQILETNNTTSDEIDFVLAHQANYRILLALSKKTRIKKEKFLTNVAQFGNTSAASIPILLDDVVNKKIVTLSGNSLCLLTGYGAGLTWGSLLIKL, encoded by the coding sequence ATGCTATATCCTAAGATAACTAAAACAGCGAAAGCATTACCGAAAAAGAACGTCACGAATAAAGAGCTAGAAATATTTTTAGATACTAGTGATGAGTGGATTGAGCAACGAACAGGAATTAAAGAGCGACGTATTGCTGTAGAAGAAACGACAACTTCATTAAGTATTGAGGTAGCAAAACAATTAGTAAAAGATATTGATGCTAACTCAATTGATTTAATTATCGTTGCGACAATGTCAGCTGATATGTCAACGCCGTCTGTTGCGTGTCTAGTACAAGAGAGTATTGGGGCGTACCAAGCACTTTGTTTTGATATTAACGCTGCGTGCTCTGGATTTATTTATGCCTTATCCGTGGCAAATAACTATTTGTCAGGAGAACGTATACAACGTGCTCTTGTGATAGGAACAGATGTGATGAGTCGGCTAGTTGATTGGTCAGATAGACAAACAGCGATATTGTTTGGCGATGGATCAGGTGGTGTTTTAATAGAAAAAATATCTGATACACCTAGTTTTATAGGAGAATTGATCCAATCAGACGGTAGCAGATCAAGTGCTTTATATGGCCATAGTAATATAAGACAAAATCGTTTTAGTGATGTAACTGGACAGCTCTATTTGACAATGAATGGGAAACAAATTTTTGATTTTGCATTAAGGGATGTCTCGAAAAATATGGTGCAGATTTTAGAAACTAACAATACGACATCTGACGAGATTGATTTTGTATTAGCTCATCAAGCCAATTATCGTATTCTTTTAGCTCTTTCGAAAAAAACGAGAATTAAGAAGGAAAAATTTTTAACTAATGTGGCACAATTTGGTAACACGTCAGCTGCATCTATCCCTATTTTATTGGATGATGTGGTGAATAAAAAAATAGTGACACTATCTGGTAACTCATTGTGCCTATTAACAGGATATGGTGCAGGTCTTACTTGGGGAAGTCTATTAATTAAATTATAA
- a CDS encoding acyl carrier protein, with product MTTFEKIQEIIVDQLGKEEEEVQLTTNFREELDADSLDLFQILNDIEDAFEEYDVKIETDEGLTTVQDLVNFVDKQIIANK from the coding sequence ATGACAACATTTGAGAAAATTCAGGAAATCATTGTGGATCAATTAGGGAAAGAGGAAGAGGAAGTACAATTAACAACAAACTTTAGAGAAGAATTAGATGCAGATAGTTTAGATTTATTCCAAATTTTAAATGATATTGAAGATGCATTTGAAGAGTATGATGTCAAGATTGAAACAGATGAAGGATTAACAACGGTTCAAGACTTAGTTAATTTCGTTGACAAACAAATTATTGCAAATAAATAA